A section of the Mesobacillus jeotgali genome encodes:
- a CDS encoding STAS domain-containing protein: MSNPNYQIRVNRNEFVWNSKEGELTFDGAPALLFWDSAIELFLKTIEEISGNDVSKTVYEVTGFRMGHLVSSYYEGRTDVVELLNEYSEIYKSAGWGNFEIQEYSFEEKRAVLRIHNSWEHRIFKLADKNRAGVLLPSHWAGILSGLFKQDMWYKIVKSQLEGHEYDEVEIFPSNVTISQNIHELARKKEQESIMELEKKVEERTDELNSLVQEISSPIIPVLKDILVIPMIGKYNEERLSNLIEKALVELTRLKAKYLLIDLTGIKHVDPYTVHGIQKLIQSIRLIGGQCFVVGVSAELSIQILSSNVNLEGIHSFSSLQQGVEHAILQNGYELVKRK; this comes from the coding sequence ATGAGCAATCCAAATTATCAGATAAGAGTGAACAGAAATGAGTTCGTATGGAACAGCAAGGAAGGGGAACTTACATTTGATGGAGCTCCTGCGTTGTTATTCTGGGATTCAGCAATTGAGCTTTTCTTGAAAACAATCGAAGAAATTTCCGGAAATGATGTGTCAAAGACCGTTTATGAAGTAACAGGGTTTCGAATGGGACATCTTGTTAGCTCTTATTACGAAGGAAGGACCGACGTGGTAGAGCTTTTGAATGAATATAGTGAAATTTATAAGAGTGCAGGCTGGGGAAATTTTGAAATTCAGGAGTACTCGTTTGAAGAAAAAAGAGCGGTCTTAAGAATCCACAACAGCTGGGAACACAGGATTTTTAAGCTGGCTGATAAAAATAGAGCGGGTGTTTTGCTGCCAAGCCATTGGGCAGGCATATTAAGCGGCCTCTTCAAGCAGGACATGTGGTATAAAATTGTAAAGAGCCAACTGGAAGGTCATGAATACGATGAAGTGGAGATTTTTCCTTCCAACGTGACCATTTCACAAAACATCCATGAATTAGCGAGGAAGAAAGAACAGGAAAGCATCATGGAACTGGAGAAGAAGGTAGAGGAGCGTACTGATGAGCTTAACTCTTTAGTTCAGGAGATATCCTCCCCGATTATCCCAGTTTTGAAAGATATACTCGTCATCCCGATGATTGGCAAATACAACGAAGAGCGGCTGAGCAACCTTATTGAAAAAGCACTAGTTGAACTCACCAGGCTAAAGGCAAAATATTTATTAATCGATTTAACTGGAATAAAACATGTAGATCCCTACACTGTCCATGGAATACAAAAATTAATCCAGTCGATTCGTCTAATTGGCGGCCAATGCTTTGTTGTAGGTGTATCAGCAGAATTAAGCATTCAAATCTTAAGCTCGAATGTTAATCTTGAAGGAATCCACTCTTTCTCCAGCCTGCAGCAGGGAGTAGAACATGCTATCCTTCAGAATGGATATGAATTGGTTAAAAGGAAATAA
- a CDS encoding DMT family transporter, protein MRGLVFAVLGGAFITLQGVANSRISQDIGTWQTATVTQFTGFLMALLILLVAVRGKRHDLKNVRPLFLIGGSFGAIVVYGSVTAIHFIGVTLTVSVMLIAQLAMTVLIDQNGWFEVKKQKMKIPQLIGISMMVVGVMILGL, encoded by the coding sequence ATGAGAGGTCTAGTTTTTGCGGTTTTAGGGGGAGCATTCATTACTCTCCAGGGGGTAGCTAATTCAAGAATCAGTCAGGATATTGGCACGTGGCAGACGGCGACAGTCACTCAATTTACCGGGTTTTTAATGGCGCTTTTGATTTTATTGGTGGCCGTACGCGGGAAAAGGCATGATTTAAAGAATGTACGGCCCCTGTTTTTAATTGGTGGATCGTTTGGGGCAATTGTCGTCTACGGAAGCGTTACAGCCATCCATTTTATTGGCGTTACGCTAACAGTTTCAGTCATGTTGATCGCTCAGCTTGCTATGACGGTCTTGATTGACCAAAATGGATGGTTTGAGGTCAAAAAGCAAAAAATGAAGATACCACAGCTAATTGGTATATCAATGATGGTTGTCGGCGTGATGATCCTTGGTTTGTAA
- a CDS encoding Crp/Fnr family transcriptional regulator, translated as MNSVHQLEDFLRSREIAPIFNEDIIPYLSLYHFEKGETICSQGEAAEFLYILVKGKVKIFTTSEDGKTLILSFKTPLEVIGDIEYIQKINTINTVEAVSPVIMIGVRQNTVREFLNEHPPFLQFLLDIITRKFYIKSQFMRHNIMYPVETRLASYLVSVAYDENDALVNGMVSTSNLTDIANLIGTSYRHLNRVIKEFCIAGLVERKKGTIMIKDLEGLKLAAKENLYE; from the coding sequence ATGAATTCTGTGCATCAGCTTGAAGACTTTTTGCGCTCCAGAGAGATCGCCCCTATATTTAATGAAGACATCATCCCATATCTATCACTATATCATTTTGAGAAAGGGGAAACGATCTGCTCTCAGGGTGAAGCTGCTGAATTCTTATATATCCTGGTAAAGGGAAAGGTGAAGATATTTACAACTTCTGAAGATGGAAAGACCTTGATTCTGTCATTCAAAACTCCCCTTGAAGTAATAGGTGACATTGAGTATATCCAAAAAATCAACACAATCAATACCGTTGAGGCGGTTTCACCAGTCATCATGATTGGAGTTAGGCAAAATACAGTGAGAGAATTCTTAAATGAACATCCTCCATTCTTACAATTTTTGCTTGATATCATTACAAGGAAATTCTATATCAAGTCACAATTTATGAGACATAACATCATGTATCCCGTAGAAACGCGGTTAGCAAGCTATCTCGTTTCGGTTGCATATGATGAAAATGATGCATTGGTCAATGGCATGGTGAGCACGTCTAATCTTACTGACATTGCTAATCTGATTGGAACGAGCTATAGGCATCTTAATCGAGTCATCAAGGAGTTTTGTATAGCTGGATTGGTCGAACGAAAAAAAGGGACGATCATGATTAAAGATTTGGAAGGCCTAAAATTGGCTGCCAAGGAAAATCTTTATGAGTAA
- a CDS encoding DMT family transporter: MFLGLLFALIAGCLVGLQNIFNSKVNEKAGSWVTTAIVLGIGFLASFFLGFLFEGKELFNLTNIQWWHWFSGLLGIGVVTGIVQAIKFLGPTFAISIVLTSQLGFAVLWDSLGWLGLEKVPLTEKQLLGVLIIIAGVIVFKWSEGAGAEKAPVSRNKKAEVL, translated from the coding sequence ATGTTTTTAGGATTACTGTTTGCATTAATCGCGGGGTGTCTTGTCGGCCTGCAAAATATTTTCAACAGCAAGGTCAATGAAAAGGCGGGTTCGTGGGTGACTACAGCAATTGTACTGGGAATAGGCTTTTTGGCTTCCTTCTTCCTTGGCTTTCTGTTTGAGGGTAAAGAACTTTTTAATCTGACGAATATCCAGTGGTGGCACTGGTTTAGCGGATTGCTGGGAATTGGTGTGGTTACTGGTATAGTACAGGCGATCAAGTTTCTCGGTCCTACCTTTGCAATTTCCATAGTATTGACTTCTCAGCTAGGGTTCGCTGTTTTATGGGATTCACTTGGCTGGTTGGGGCTGGAGAAGGTCCCTTTAACCGAAAAACAGTTATTAGGAGTACTAATCATTATAGCAGGAGTCATTGTTTTCAAATGGAGTGAGGGAGCAGGAGCTGAAAAAGCACCTGTTTCCAGGAATAAAAAAGCAGAAGTACTGTAA
- a CDS encoding STAS domain-containing protein has product MNSIDRFSKYLIENAEAISREITEYNLKKIEIELPVELISESIQTNTEFLQFLGETLNLSKESVSEKFIQWYEQKQLKQKNFKYAADELESIMKPYAETRLQLNEMLTKVSVSEELSTEKVVFVNNRVSYLLDLSITETIIEREKLSRELNNKNQKIITELSSPIVPIEKDTAILPLIGEFDFERSDYILTHVIPKISELRIKTLIIDFSGIATIDGEIAARIFNINKVLRLIGIETMLTGIRADLAIDVINTGIDFSKLTTYGTVQQAIIANKA; this is encoded by the coding sequence GTGAATTCAATCGATAGATTTTCGAAATACCTTATTGAAAATGCAGAAGCAATCAGCAGAGAAATAACTGAATATAATTTAAAAAAAATTGAAATAGAGCTGCCTGTTGAGCTTATCTCAGAATCCATACAGACAAATACAGAGTTTTTACAGTTCCTTGGTGAGACACTTAATCTGTCAAAAGAGTCGGTATCAGAAAAGTTCATTCAGTGGTATGAACAAAAACAGCTGAAACAAAAGAATTTTAAGTATGCAGCAGATGAACTTGAGAGTATCATGAAGCCGTATGCAGAGACTCGATTGCAGTTGAATGAAATGCTGACGAAGGTTTCAGTCAGCGAGGAGCTTTCCACTGAGAAAGTCGTATTCGTGAATAATCGAGTGAGCTATTTGCTTGATTTAAGCATTACTGAAACGATTATCGAGCGTGAAAAACTATCGAGAGAATTAAACAATAAGAACCAAAAAATTATCACCGAGCTGTCTTCGCCAATTGTCCCGATTGAAAAAGACACGGCGATACTGCCGCTTATTGGCGAATTCGATTTTGAACGCAGTGACTATATCTTAACTCATGTTATCCCAAAAATCAGTGAACTGAGAATTAAAACTCTGATCATCGACTTTTCCGGAATTGCAACGATTGATGGCGAAATCGCAGCCCGAATCTTCAATATTAATAAAGTCCTGAGATTGATTGGAATCGAAACCATGTTGACGGGTATACGGGCAGATCTTGCGATAGATGTTATTAATACAGGAATTGACTTTTCAAAATTGACTACCTATGGAACTGTGCAGCAGGCAATTATAGCGAACAAGGCATAG
- a CDS encoding phosphatase PAP2 family protein — protein sequence MIENKTKAKNVILPILLVAAGLGTSIAFLYLFTELAEEMLESEVKRFDDSIIQFFHRIQTDVLDVIMFLFTEAGSVWFLTIFSFTVISFLWLKKKDKWSILFFIIGIGGGGLLTKLLKYYYSRERPSINETIDAIGYSFPSGHSMGSLIFYGFMSYFLFRSNLRKRIKWITLFLCGVLIVFIGTSRIYLGAHYPSDVIAGYLAGSIWLILCILALEYVKWRSASQRKPIKAFREFIGKQLSSKI from the coding sequence ATGATCGAAAACAAAACAAAGGCAAAAAACGTGATCCTTCCGATCCTTTTGGTTGCAGCGGGCTTGGGAACCTCTATTGCCTTTCTCTATTTATTCACAGAGCTGGCGGAAGAAATGCTGGAATCCGAGGTTAAAAGGTTTGATGACAGCATCATTCAATTCTTCCATCGTATTCAAACGGATGTATTAGATGTAATTATGTTTTTATTCACCGAAGCAGGGTCCGTTTGGTTTTTGACCATATTTTCGTTCACGGTCATTTCCTTTCTATGGTTAAAAAAGAAGGACAAATGGAGTATCCTGTTTTTCATTATCGGAATCGGCGGCGGAGGACTCCTGACAAAACTTTTAAAATACTATTATAGCAGGGAACGCCCGTCCATCAACGAAACCATTGATGCGATAGGCTACAGCTTTCCCAGCGGCCATTCCATGGGTTCTCTTATATTTTACGGATTCATGAGCTATTTCCTGTTCCGTTCCAACCTAAGAAAAAGAATCAAATGGATCACCCTTTTTTTATGTGGTGTATTGATTGTTTTCATCGGTACAAGCCGCATCTATCTTGGAGCACATTATCCAAGCGACGTCATTGCCGGCTATCTGGCAGGAAGCATCTGGCTGATCCTCTGTATCCTTGCCTTGGAATATGTGAAGTGGAGAAGTGCTTCACAAAGAAAACCGATTAAAGCATTCAGGGAGTTTATTGGGAAACAATTGAGTAGTAAGATTTAG
- a CDS encoding NAD-dependent succinate-semialdehyde dehydrogenase, with amino-acid sequence MENYSLFINGEWTGKELETFDVINPATLEKIATVPNGGAEEAKLAADAAYEAFKIWSQYSAYERAELIWKWHHLINENKEDLATTLTMEQGKPLKEALGEITYANGFFSWYAEEGKRIYGETIPATGRDKRLFVQKQPVGVVAAITPWNFPAAMITRKVGPALAAGCTVVVKPAEQSPLTAFKLAELAEKAGFPKGVINIVTGNAQDIGKVWLEDTRVRKLTFTGSTEVGKLLMRGSADTVKKVSLELGGHAPVIVMDDANLEKAVDGVISAKFRNAGQTCVCSNRIYVHESIADAFTSKFIEKVEQLRVGNGLEGSVDIGPLIDDAAVEKVQRHIQDAIEKGARVATGGELVKDQFFAPTVITNVNDDMLCMSEETFGPVAPITTFKTEEEAIERANDSIFGLAAYVFTENISRGIRITEALEYGIIGLNDGLPSTPQVPFGGFKQSGLGREGGHYGIEEFLEVKYISLGL; translated from the coding sequence TTGGAAAACTATTCATTATTCATCAATGGAGAATGGACAGGAAAAGAGCTCGAGACCTTTGACGTCATCAATCCTGCAACATTAGAAAAAATCGCAACCGTGCCTAATGGCGGGGCTGAAGAAGCGAAACTCGCCGCAGATGCAGCGTATGAAGCCTTCAAAATTTGGTCCCAGTACTCAGCTTATGAACGAGCGGAACTCATTTGGAAATGGCATCATTTGATTAATGAGAATAAGGAAGATCTGGCGACAACACTCACCATGGAACAAGGTAAGCCTTTAAAGGAAGCCCTGGGTGAGATTACTTATGCTAACGGATTCTTTTCGTGGTATGCAGAAGAAGGAAAGAGAATATACGGGGAAACCATACCCGCTACAGGAAGAGACAAACGGTTATTCGTCCAAAAACAGCCAGTCGGTGTTGTTGCGGCCATAACCCCTTGGAACTTCCCTGCTGCCATGATTACAAGAAAAGTCGGACCAGCCTTAGCGGCAGGCTGCACGGTTGTAGTAAAGCCTGCAGAACAAAGTCCCCTCACTGCCTTCAAGCTTGCAGAGCTTGCAGAAAAAGCAGGATTCCCAAAGGGAGTTATCAATATTGTTACCGGGAATGCACAGGATATCGGCAAGGTATGGCTTGAGGATACACGCGTCAGAAAACTGACATTTACCGGATCAACCGAAGTGGGCAAATTGCTGATGCGTGGTTCTGCAGACACGGTAAAGAAGGTTTCCCTTGAACTCGGCGGGCATGCTCCCGTGATTGTAATGGACGACGCTAACCTTGAGAAGGCGGTCGACGGTGTCATCTCCGCAAAGTTCCGGAATGCCGGGCAGACTTGTGTCTGCTCCAACAGAATCTATGTACATGAGAGTATAGCAGATGCATTCACAAGTAAGTTTATAGAAAAGGTCGAGCAGCTTCGTGTAGGAAATGGACTTGAAGGAAGTGTCGATATCGGTCCACTAATCGATGACGCAGCGGTTGAAAAGGTGCAAAGACATATTCAGGATGCTATTGAAAAAGGTGCCAGAGTCGCAACTGGCGGCGAGCTGGTCAAGGATCAATTTTTTGCTCCGACTGTCATTACGAATGTTAATGATGATATGCTTTGCATGTCAGAGGAAACCTTTGGCCCTGTAGCACCTATTACAACCTTCAAGACTGAAGAAGAAGCAATCGAACGCGCTAATGATTCGATCTTCGGTCTTGCAGCCTATGTGTTTACCGAAAATATTTCAAGGGGCATCCGTATTACAGAGGCACTTGAATATGGAATCATCGGACTTAATGATGGTCTCCCTTCCACTCCGCAAGTTCCATTCGGAGGTTTTAAACAAAGCGGACTTGGACGTGAAGGCGGCCATTATGGCATCGAAGAATTTTTAGAAGTCAAATACATTTCATTAGGGTTATAG
- a CDS encoding transglycosylase domain-containing protein, with product MERRQQRKSTMKVLGFLKSKSMRLRILGISLAVLIIGLLFLNIMIWTSDVSKLEEPAPRPTIIFDQNDAIASKVAGSNIEGVTIEQIPEHLIQAVISTEDQRFYKHDGINYFAIAKALVQNTLQGEIVSGGSTLTQQLAKNAFLTQERTYTRKFKELIFTKKIEQKYSKDEIMERYLNQIYFGEGAWGIQRAAQTYFGKDASELTLSESAIIAGLIKAPSLLSPFKDMDKSIERRDIVLTLMKNEGYISQQELEQAKEQQIVLQGKKIDDYKGKYPYYVDHIINEATKKYGLSENEILSGGLRIYTELNPEIQTAVEETYSDKSLFPESQPDQLIQSGAIFINPKTGGISALVGGRGEYTFRGFNHATQLKRQPGSAMKPLAVYTPALEQGYEMFDMLQDSPINIEGYQPMNFDKQFRGEVTMYDALVNSYNVPPVWLLNKMGIKYGVNAVERFGIKLGEEDYKLGLALGGMDEGVSPLLMAQAFTAFPNKGKMTEAHSIKRIEDAEGNVVGKWHNNATKVTDEKVADKITYMLKGVIEEGTGKTAGVEGWDIAGKTGTTEVPFADNGGTKDHWFVGYSPEIVGAVWMGYDKTDESHFLTESSSSTVTVIFKEIFSKSINQLSKKQFDLSSIQKQINEQKKKEEQAEKKREEEEKRREKEEEKREKELEKKNKGDEKKREKAEKKKEKEDKKKDKGKKDD from the coding sequence ATGGAAAGAAGGCAGCAAAGAAAGTCAACAATGAAGGTTCTTGGCTTTTTAAAAAGCAAAAGCATGAGGTTGAGGATTTTAGGTATTAGTCTGGCTGTTTTAATAATTGGTCTTCTATTTTTAAACATAATGATTTGGACCAGTGATGTGAGCAAGCTTGAGGAACCTGCTCCCCGGCCTACGATCATTTTTGATCAGAATGATGCTATCGCAAGCAAAGTAGCTGGCTCTAACATCGAGGGAGTAACAATAGAACAAATACCGGAACACCTCATTCAAGCGGTTATTTCCACTGAGGACCAAAGGTTCTATAAGCATGATGGAATCAACTATTTTGCAATAGCTAAAGCCCTCGTACAGAATACATTGCAAGGTGAAATAGTCTCTGGCGGCAGTACGCTTACACAGCAGCTGGCGAAAAATGCTTTTTTGACACAGGAACGCACTTATACCAGAAAGTTTAAAGAACTGATTTTCACCAAAAAAATCGAACAGAAATACTCCAAAGACGAAATTATGGAACGCTACTTAAACCAGATTTATTTTGGCGAGGGTGCCTGGGGAATACAGCGGGCGGCTCAAACGTATTTCGGCAAGGATGCAAGTGAATTGACATTAAGTGAATCAGCGATCATAGCGGGATTAATAAAGGCTCCGTCGCTTTTATCTCCTTTTAAAGATATGGATAAATCCATTGAGCGCAGAGATATTGTGCTAACATTAATGAAAAATGAAGGCTATATCAGTCAACAGGAGCTGGAACAGGCAAAAGAACAGCAAATTGTTCTGCAGGGGAAGAAGATTGATGATTACAAAGGAAAATACCCTTATTATGTTGACCATATTATCAATGAAGCAACTAAGAAATATGGTCTTTCAGAAAATGAAATTCTTTCTGGTGGCCTGCGAATTTATACCGAATTGAATCCTGAAATCCAAACGGCAGTCGAAGAAACATACAGTGATAAAAGTTTGTTTCCGGAAAGCCAGCCGGATCAGCTAATTCAGAGCGGGGCTATTTTTATCAATCCGAAAACAGGCGGGATATCTGCGCTGGTTGGCGGCAGGGGGGAATACACTTTTAGAGGATTCAATCATGCAACCCAGCTGAAGCGTCAGCCTGGTTCTGCAATGAAGCCATTAGCCGTGTATACTCCTGCCCTTGAACAAGGGTACGAGATGTTTGATATGCTCCAGGATTCTCCTATTAATATAGAAGGCTATCAACCAATGAATTTTGATAAGCAGTTCCGCGGAGAGGTGACGATGTACGATGCGCTGGTAAATTCCTATAATGTACCGCCTGTATGGCTGCTTAATAAAATGGGGATTAAGTATGGAGTCAATGCGGTCGAGCGTTTCGGCATAAAATTAGGGGAAGAGGATTATAAGCTTGGTTTGGCACTTGGCGGAATGGATGAAGGTGTATCGCCGTTATTGATGGCCCAGGCCTTTACCGCTTTTCCTAATAAGGGAAAAATGACAGAGGCTCATTCAATCAAAAGGATAGAAGATGCTGAAGGAAATGTGGTTGGAAAATGGCATAATAACGCAACCAAGGTCACCGATGAGAAGGTAGCTGACAAAATAACTTATATGCTTAAAGGTGTCATCGAGGAGGGGACAGGCAAAACCGCTGGTGTAGAGGGCTGGGACATTGCTGGTAAAACGGGAACAACTGAAGTCCCATTTGCAGACAACGGAGGAACCAAGGATCATTGGTTTGTCGGATACTCTCCAGAAATTGTTGGTGCTGTCTGGATGGGGTACGACAAGACGGATGAAAGCCACTTTTTGACAGAATCAAGCAGTTCAACAGTTACGGTAATTTTCAAAGAAATTTTTTCAAAGTCCATCAATCAGCTTTCCAAAAAGCAGTTTGATTTATCGTCCATTCAAAAACAGATAAATGAACAGAAGAAAAAAGAGGAACAGGCTGAAAAGAAAAGGGAAGAAGAAGAGAAGAGGAGAGAGAAAGAAGAGGAGAAGAGAGAGAAAGAACTGGAAAAGAAAAACAAGGGAGATGAGAAGAAAAGAGAAAAAGCGGAGAAGAAAAAGGAGAAGGAAGACAAGAAGAAAGATAAAGGAAAGAAAGATGATTAG
- a CDS encoding putative hydro-lyase has translation MSTKEAIAPAEVRGIIRQNQWLKPTSGLAHGYIQANLAVLPKDLAFEFLLFCQRNPKPCPIIDVTMPGSPVPALAAPSADLRTDIPKYRVYRNGIFTEELTDVTELWDDSMVGFLIGCSFTFEEALLKNDIPIRHIEEGCNVPMYKTTIPTVKAGRFEGPTVVSMRPMTEKDAIRAVQVTSRFPSVHGAPVHIGNPEAIGIPDLNNPDFGDKVTIREGEVPVFWACGVTPQAVAMHVKPDIMITHAPGHMFITDLKNEQFSIL, from the coding sequence ATGAGTACCAAAGAAGCAATAGCACCAGCTGAAGTACGAGGAATCATCCGCCAGAACCAGTGGCTCAAGCCTACATCCGGTCTGGCACATGGTTATATTCAGGCGAATCTCGCAGTTCTCCCGAAGGACCTTGCATTTGAGTTCCTCCTGTTCTGTCAGCGGAACCCGAAGCCCTGTCCAATCATCGATGTCACCATGCCAGGTTCACCAGTGCCTGCCTTAGCTGCACCCTCTGCAGACCTTAGAACTGATATACCTAAATACAGAGTTTATCGGAACGGTATTTTTACTGAAGAGTTAACAGATGTGACAGAGCTATGGGATGATTCCATGGTAGGTTTTCTGATCGGCTGCAGTTTCACTTTCGAAGAAGCTTTATTGAAAAATGACATACCAATCCGTCATATTGAGGAAGGCTGCAATGTACCAATGTATAAAACGACGATCCCGACAGTAAAGGCCGGGAGATTTGAAGGGCCGACCGTCGTCAGCATGCGCCCGATGACAGAGAAGGATGCCATCCGCGCAGTCCAGGTTACTAGCCGATTCCCTTCCGTACACGGAGCTCCGGTTCATATTGGGAATCCTGAAGCAATTGGAATACCCGATCTTAACAATCCTGATTTTGGGGACAAAGTGACCATTAGAGAAGGCGAAGTGCCCGTTTTCTGGGCCTGTGGAGTAACACCGCAGGCAGTCGCCATGCATGTGAAGCCTGATATTATGATCACTCATGCGCCGGGACATATGTTTATTACAGATTTAAAGAATGAACAATTCAGCATACTATAA
- a CDS encoding NRAMP family divalent metal transporter, whose protein sequence is MEKKSTASLLLGAAFLMATSAIGPGFLTQTTVFTQSLMASFGFVILISIIIDIGAQMNIWRIIAVSEKRAQDIANDVLPGLGHFLAILIVAGGLAFNIGNIAGAGLGVNVLFGLSAETGALLSGIVAIGIFLVREAGKAMDRFAQIMGFVMIALTIFVMFTANPPVGEAVVKTFAPDKIDLLAIVTLVGGTVGGYITFAGGHRLLDAGVKGRESLPDVTRSAVSAIGIASIMRIFLFLAALGIVAQGLAIDPANPPASVFKLAAGNVGYKIFGVVMWAAAVTSVVGAAYTSVSFIQTLSKTVNKYHNGTIVAFIAISTLVFVLIGKPVKILVLVGSVNGLILPIALGVMLIAAYKTKIVGDYKHPIWMTIFGVIIVVAMALMGGYTLINGIPQLFK, encoded by the coding sequence ATGGAGAAAAAATCAACCGCCAGTTTGCTGCTTGGTGCAGCATTCCTGATGGCAACGTCGGCAATTGGTCCCGGGTTCCTGACTCAGACAACCGTATTTACACAATCACTAATGGCAAGCTTTGGATTTGTTATTTTAATTTCAATAATCATCGATATTGGTGCCCAGATGAACATCTGGAGGATTATTGCCGTATCCGAGAAGCGTGCCCAGGATATTGCCAATGACGTCCTGCCTGGATTGGGGCATTTTCTTGCAATCCTGATTGTGGCCGGTGGACTTGCCTTCAATATTGGCAACATCGCCGGAGCTGGTCTTGGAGTAAACGTCTTGTTCGGCCTGTCAGCCGAGACAGGTGCTCTATTGAGCGGGATTGTGGCGATTGGGATCTTCCTCGTCCGCGAGGCAGGCAAGGCAATGGACAGATTTGCTCAAATTATGGGCTTTGTCATGATTGCTTTAACTATTTTTGTAATGTTCACAGCCAATCCGCCTGTTGGGGAAGCTGTTGTAAAAACGTTCGCACCTGATAAAATCGACCTTCTTGCAATCGTGACACTGGTAGGCGGAACGGTTGGAGGCTATATTACCTTTGCTGGAGGACACCGTTTACTGGATGCGGGTGTCAAAGGCCGGGAGTCCCTTCCAGATGTAACCAGAAGCGCTGTCAGTGCTATCGGGATTGCATCAATTATGAGGATTTTCCTGTTCCTGGCTGCTCTTGGAATCGTAGCCCAGGGTCTTGCAATCGATCCGGCAAATCCGCCTGCTTCCGTCTTCAAGCTTGCTGCAGGCAATGTTGGATATAAAATCTTCGGCGTTGTCATGTGGGCTGCTGCGGTTACCTCCGTGGTTGGTGCTGCGTATACCTCGGTTTCGTTTATCCAGACACTTAGCAAGACAGTGAATAAATATCATAATGGTACGATTGTTGCCTTCATAGCCATTTCTACTCTAGTATTTGTTTTAATTGGAAAGCCGGTAAAAATTCTTGTCCTTGTTGGTTCCGTTAATGGCCTGATTCTTCCAATTGCATTAGGTGTGATGCTGATTGCCGCTTACAAGACCAAAATTGTCGGTGACTATAAGCATCCAATCTGGATGACAATCTTCGGAGTCATCATTGTTGTTGCCATGGCACTTATGGGCGGATACACATTGATCAATGGCATACCTCAGCTATTTAAATAA
- a CDS encoding LamB/YcsF family protein, producing the protein MSKVDINCDMGESFGAYTLGRDAEILDYVTSANIACGFHAGDPATMRKTVKLALEKNVGIGVHPGLQDLVGFGRREINLSPQEAYDLVVYQIGALSGFVKAEGGKIQHVKPHGALFNMAAKNAGLAEAIAEAVYKVDAEMIFFGLAGSELVKAGEKLGLRTASEVFSDRTYQEDGSLTSRLQTDALIKDHGEAVNQVIRMVKEGKVTSLQGTDVSIKADTVCIHGDGESALDFAKHITAALQEAGITVAKIGSSI; encoded by the coding sequence ATGTCAAAAGTTGATATTAACTGTGACATGGGGGAAAGTTTCGGAGCCTACACCCTTGGAAGGGATGCCGAAATTCTCGATTACGTGACCTCCGCCAATATCGCTTGCGGATTTCACGCCGGTGATCCAGCCACAATGAGGAAAACGGTAAAATTGGCGCTTGAGAAGAATGTTGGCATTGGCGTCCATCCCGGTCTTCAAGATTTAGTTGGCTTTGGAAGAAGAGAAATCAACTTATCTCCTCAGGAAGCGTATGACCTTGTTGTCTACCAAATTGGCGCGCTATCTGGCTTTGTCAAAGCAGAAGGCGGAAAAATCCAGCATGTTAAACCGCATGGAGCTCTATTTAACATGGCAGCAAAAAATGCCGGGCTGGCAGAAGCTATTGCAGAAGCTGTATATAAAGTGGATGCAGAGATGATCTTTTTCGGTCTGGCCGGAAGCGAGCTAGTGAAGGCTGGAGAAAAACTGGGTCTCCGAACGGCAAGTGAAGTTTTTTCAGACCGTACTTACCAGGAAGATGGCTCCTTAACCTCGAGACTGCAAACTGACGCACTGATTAAAGACCATGGTGAGGCCGTAAACCAGGTGATCCGGATGGTCAAGGAAGGCAAAGTCACTTCCCTGCAGGGAACCGATGTCTCGATAAAGGCAGATACTGTCTGCATTCATGGAGATGGTGAAAGTGCACTTGATTTTGCGAAGCATATTACGGCAGCCCTGCAGGAAGCTGGCATCACTGTTGCCAAAATTGGCAGCTCTATTTAA